A stretch of Ranitomeya variabilis isolate aRanVar5 chromosome 3, aRanVar5.hap1, whole genome shotgun sequence DNA encodes these proteins:
- the TMEM50B gene encoding transmembrane protein 50B, translating into MAGFLDNFRWPQCECIDWGEKRNTIASVVAGVLFFSGWWIMIDAAVVYPKQEDLNHAFHTCGVFSTVAFFMINAVSNAQVRGDGYSDGCLGRTGARIWLFIGFMMMFGSLIASMWILFGAFVTQNVNVYPGLAVFFQNALIFFSTLIYKFGRTEELWS; encoded by the exons ATGGCCGGGTTTCTGGATAATTTCCGATGGCCGCAGTGTGAATGCATCGACTGGGGCGAGAAGAGGAACACCATCGCGTCCGTGGTGGCCGGCGTCCTG TTTTTTTCAGGGTGGTGGATTATGATCGATGCCGCGGTGGTGTATCCTAAGCAAGAGGATCTAAATCACGCTTTCCACACTTGTGGGGTTTTCTCAACTGTGGCGTTCTTCAT GATAAATGCTGTATCCAATGCCCAGGTACGAGGTGACGGCTACAGTGATGGCTGCCTGGGCCGCACAG GAGCCCGGATCTGGCTCTTCATTGGCTTTATGATGATGTTTGGATCACTCATTGCCTCTATGTGGATCCTTTTTGGAGCTTTTGTCACACAAA ATGTCAATGTCTACCCTGGTCTGGCTGTATTTTTCCAGAATGCTCTGATATTTTTTAG CACGCTCATCTACAAGTTTGGAAGAACTGAAGAACTCTGGTCCTGA